One stretch of Thermococcus sp. MAR1 DNA includes these proteins:
- a CDS encoding ATP-binding protein, giving the protein MELKPFYQIAIPHDDIKEGRFTLDTFAADLWSVYQNKGPEDYRNPELFWERTYITSGLSALLDIARKRLLEGVGDAVIQLQTPFGGGKTHSLIALYHKAREWGANVVVLDGTAFDAKEVILWEELERQLTGSVRRLKGNVAPGKIKLSELLEEKAPVLILVDELLEYMVKAAGVRVGETTLADQTLAFIHELTEVVKSTDRVLLVMTLPSSILEHYSEKAEEYFQKLQKIVGRSQKVFTPVQEEEVHDVIRTRLFKRIDETEMEAVVKRVVEYLEKEGLIPEGLNAYQYRQRFLRSYPFQPEVIDVLYHRWGSLPKFQRTRGVLRLLSIVVHSLIGRDVSFIRLSDFDLSVKTLRDELIDIIGESRYYSVLDADILSPNSGAKRVDRMVGESYEHYRVGTRAATVIFMYSFSGGDVKGATTKEIKLSCADTRYSSSIVGDAILYLKDNLLYLHYRDGRYFFSLEPSLNKLVVDEMNNVSEEQIRDVEHELLKGQLKGRYFKVYLWPSKPVDVPDSDPSLKLVVLPEYDKEKVLQILQSYGGSERVHKNTLIFLVPRETERASFNRLVRRYIAWKTIDEKAKKGSLELTSEQKDDVKENLKRAREDIVQKIAELYRLVLLPTRGGYEELDLGMKPVGIKKTIEELVYEKLREEGKLVEKMAPVVIEMKYLDGKGYIPTKALYESFLKTPGMPLLKSKSVLIDAIRQGVSEGRFGLGYLTGEEVTCEYLGERPTVTLDEKEVIVNRKYCEELRERAKAEAEAEAQAIAQEKATAESVAGAPEEEWKPPAVRDKQAMLVPSETEGRKEVVESQVESIHLHLTLGPGTGGLRDILRALNLLKSKFERVTIEIKAENGNMSPMEYENLLETFRQLGIDVEELGKE; this is encoded by the coding sequence ATGGAGTTGAAGCCGTTTTACCAGATCGCCATTCCCCACGATGACATAAAGGAAGGAAGGTTCACCCTTGATACTTTTGCCGCTGACCTCTGGAGCGTTTATCAGAACAAGGGGCCCGAGGACTACAGGAACCCGGAGCTCTTCTGGGAGAGAACGTACATAACGAGTGGGTTGAGTGCTCTCCTGGACATAGCGAGGAAAAGGCTCCTCGAGGGCGTTGGGGATGCGGTGATACAGCTCCAGACCCCCTTTGGTGGGGGTAAGACACACTCGCTTATAGCACTCTATCACAAGGCCCGGGAGTGGGGCGCGAATGTGGTCGTTCTCGACGGAACTGCCTTTGACGCGAAGGAGGTCATCCTCTGGGAGGAGCTTGAGCGCCAGCTCACGGGCAGTGTAAGGCGCCTCAAGGGCAACGTCGCCCCGGGGAAGATAAAGCTATCAGAACTCCTCGAGGAGAAGGCTCCAGTGCTGATTCTCGTTGATGAACTCCTTGAGTACATGGTAAAGGCCGCTGGGGTAAGGGTTGGAGAGACCACCCTCGCCGACCAGACACTTGCCTTTATCCACGAGCTCACTGAGGTCGTGAAGTCCACCGACAGGGTTCTTCTCGTCATGACCCTCCCGTCCAGCATTCTTGAGCACTACTCGGAGAAGGCTGAGGAGTACTTCCAGAAGCTCCAGAAGATAGTGGGGCGCTCTCAGAAGGTGTTCACTCCAGTACAGGAGGAGGAAGTCCACGACGTCATCAGAACGAGGCTTTTCAAGAGGATTGACGAGACCGAGATGGAGGCAGTCGTGAAGCGTGTGGTAGAATACCTTGAGAAGGAAGGCCTCATCCCGGAGGGCCTCAACGCCTACCAGTACCGCCAGAGGTTCCTCCGGAGTTACCCCTTCCAGCCGGAGGTCATTGACGTTCTCTACCACCGCTGGGGTAGTCTGCCGAAGTTCCAGAGAACAAGGGGTGTGCTGAGGCTTCTCTCAATAGTGGTCCACTCGCTCATCGGAAGGGATGTATCCTTCATCAGGCTATCTGACTTCGACTTGAGTGTCAAGACGCTCAGGGACGAGCTCATAGACATCATAGGGGAGAGCAGGTACTATTCCGTCCTTGATGCGGACATTCTCTCGCCCAACTCCGGCGCAAAGCGGGTTGACAGGATGGTCGGAGAATCCTACGAGCACTATCGCGTGGGGACGAGAGCGGCCACTGTCATCTTCATGTACTCCTTCTCAGGCGGAGACGTGAAGGGAGCCACCACGAAGGAAATAAAGCTCTCCTGTGCCGATACAAGGTACTCGAGTAGTATAGTGGGAGACGCCATCCTCTACCTCAAAGACAATCTGCTCTACCTTCACTACCGCGATGGTCGGTACTTCTTCAGCCTTGAGCCAAGCCTCAACAAGCTCGTTGTGGACGAGATGAACAACGTGAGCGAGGAACAGATAAGGGATGTTGAGCACGAACTGCTGAAGGGTCAGCTCAAGGGCAGATACTTCAAGGTCTATCTGTGGCCGAGTAAACCGGTGGACGTTCCTGATAGCGATCCAAGCTTGAAGCTCGTTGTTCTTCCTGAGTATGACAAGGAGAAGGTTCTCCAGATTCTGCAATCTTACGGCGGTAGCGAGAGGGTTCACAAGAACACCCTCATCTTCCTCGTTCCAAGGGAGACGGAGAGGGCCAGTTTCAACAGGCTCGTGAGGAGGTATATTGCATGGAAGACCATCGACGAGAAGGCAAAGAAGGGTTCTCTGGAGCTCACTTCAGAGCAAAAGGATGACGTGAAGGAGAATTTGAAGCGGGCAAGAGAAGACATCGTTCAGAAGATAGCAGAGCTTTACAGGCTCGTACTGCTTCCCACTCGTGGCGGCTACGAAGAGCTTGACCTCGGCATGAAGCCCGTGGGCATCAAGAAGACCATCGAGGAGCTCGTCTACGAGAAGCTCAGAGAAGAGGGTAAGCTCGTCGAGAAGATGGCTCCAGTGGTCATCGAGATGAAATACTTGGACGGGAAGGGGTATATCCCAACGAAGGCACTCTACGAGAGCTTCCTCAAGACCCCGGGGATGCCACTCTTGAAGAGTAAGAGCGTGCTTATAGACGCGATACGGCAGGGGGTAAGCGAGGGGCGCTTTGGATTGGGGTACCTCACGGGAGAGGAGGTAACCTGCGAGTACCTTGGTGAAAGGCCTACGGTTACCCTTGACGAGAAAGAGGTCATCGTGAACAGGAAGTACTGCGAAGAGCTGAGGGAGAGAGCAAAGGCTGAAGCTGAGGCAGAAGCTCAAGCTATAGCTCAAGAAAAAGCTACAGCTGAGAGCGTAGCTGGAGCTCCTGAGGAGGAATGGAAGCCTCCAGCAGTCAGGGACAAGCAGGCCATGCTTGTGCCCTCGGAAACAGAGGGAAGAAAAGAAGTTGTGGAAAGCCAGGTAGAGTCCATTCACCTGCACCTGACACTGGGGCCCGGAACTGGAGGGCTGAGGGACATATTGAGGGCGTTGAACCTGCTGAAGAGCAAGTTTGAGAGAGTTACCATCGAGATAAAGGCGGAGAATGGGAACATGAGCCCGATGGAGTATGAGAATCTGCTTGAGACGTTCAGACAGCTGGGTATTGACGTTGAGGAACTTGGGAAGGAGTAA